CGCGGCTCTGGGCCAGCTCACCGAGGCCCAGTCGCGTGAGCCACCCCTGGGCTCGAGCGCGCACGGCAGCATCCACCGTGCCGCTGGGGACCAGCGGCAGCAGCACGTTCTCCATCAGCGAGAGCGAGTCGATGAGCCCCAGGTCCTGGAACACGAAGCCCACGCGCTCGCGCCGCAGCTGCGCCCGGTGGTGGTCGCGCAACGACACGATGGACTGCCCGAAGAGGCGCACGTCACCGGAGGTGGGCGTGGTCATGCCGCCGCACAGGGCCAGCAGCGTGGACTTGCCGCTGCCGCTGGGCCCCGCCAGCACCGTGAGCGTGCCCGGCTCGAGCGTGAGCGACACCCCGGCCACGGCTTCGTGTGTGCGCCGCCCGTCCTGATAGCGCTTCTTCACGTCTACCAGCTGCACGCTCATGCGCGGCCTCGCTGGGCGTCGAGCGGGTCCATCAAAGCGGCGCGCAGCGCGGGCACCAGCCCCACCGCCACGTACGGCAGCACCACGGCGGCCAGCACGCTGAGCGGGGCGCTTGCGTCCACGCTGGGGGTGAGCCTCAGCTCCGGGTAGAGCGCGCTCCAGCCGAACAGGGCGCCCGCCATGCCGGGTGCGCCGAGCGCGAACACATAGACGTAGGCGCAGGCCACCCCCAGCGCCGCGCCCGTCAGGGCCACCACCAGCTGCTCGTAGAGCCGCACCGTGAGCACCTCGGTGGTCTGCCAGCCCACGGCCTTGAGGATGCCGATCTCGCGCCGCTCCACCTCGCCGAGCCCCGTGAGGCGGTCCCAGGCCAGCAGCAGCAAGGCCGCCAGGGCGGGCAGCAGCAG
This sequence is a window from Sandaracinaceae bacterium. Protein-coding genes within it:
- a CDS encoding ABC transporter ATP-binding protein: MSVQLVDVKKRYQDGRRTHEAVAGVSLTLEPGTLTVLAGPSGSGKSTLLALCGGMTTPTSGDVRLFGQSIVSLRDHHRAQLRRERVGFVFQDLGLIDSLSLMENVLLPLVPSGTVDAAVRARAQGWLTRLGLGELAQSRADALSGGERQRGALARALITQPALLLLDEPTAHVDRESAAEIVRVLAELRDEGTIVVASTHDPRLVER